In a genomic window of Flavobacterium lipolyticum:
- a CDS encoding GNAT family N-acetyltransferase: MENWTIRTIKKEDNQAVAYLIRSVFDEMEIPKVGTAYEDPYLDLMFEEYNKPKSVYYVVEKEGEIIGCCGVAPLENGSPEICELQKMYFLPKSRGLGIGSEMMEKCLEQAKIFGFEKCYIETMPFMHAAQKLYVKSGFEYLEAPMGNTGHGSCPVWMLKKL, encoded by the coding sequence ATGGAAAATTGGACTATTAGAACTATTAAGAAAGAAGACAATCAGGCAGTTGCATATTTAATACGATCCGTTTTTGATGAAATGGAAATCCCTAAAGTAGGGACTGCTTATGAAGATCCGTATTTAGATTTAATGTTTGAAGAATACAATAAGCCGAAATCAGTTTATTATGTGGTTGAAAAGGAAGGTGAAATTATAGGCTGCTGTGGCGTTGCCCCTTTAGAAAATGGTTCTCCGGAGATTTGTGAGTTGCAGAAAATGTACTTCTTGCCAAAAAGCAGGGGCTTAGGAATTGGAAGTGAGATGATGGAGAAGTGTCTGGAGCAGGCGAAAATTTTTGGTTTTGAAAAATGTTATATAGAGACAATGCCTTTCATGCATGCCGCGCAAAAATTATATGTAAAATCAGGTTTTGAATATTTAGAAGCTCCTATGGGTAATACAGGTCACGGTTCCTGCCCCGTTTGGATGTTGAAAAAATTATAA
- the ribD gene encoding bifunctional diaminohydroxyphosphoribosylaminopyrimidine deaminase/5-amino-6-(5-phosphoribosylamino)uracil reductase RibD: MNIHEKYIQRCIELAQNGFGTTYPNPMVGSVIVYDNQIIGEGWHKKAGEPHAEVNAVRSVKDKSLLSKATIYVSLEPCSHFGKTPPCCDLIIEHKIPHVVVGTVDPNEKVAGNGIKKLIAAGANVTVGVLEKKCYELNKRFFTFHQKQRPYILLKWAESQDGFLSPEKQKNTERKPIWITNSYSRQLVHKWRSEEQAILAGTQTIIDDNPKLNTRDWSGNHPVRVILDQNNRISKDSFVFDDSVKTIVFTKSETSLSTENTTFTVIDFDHSIVPQIVATLYQNQIQSVIIEGGAQTLQSFIDQNIWDEARIFIGKTSFKNGTKAPLIPKENGTKTNILDDELLNIRNHD; encoded by the coding sequence GTGAATATACATGAAAAATACATACAACGCTGCATAGAACTGGCTCAAAACGGTTTTGGGACTACTTATCCGAACCCAATGGTTGGAAGCGTAATTGTTTACGACAATCAAATCATCGGAGAAGGTTGGCATAAAAAAGCGGGAGAACCACACGCAGAGGTGAATGCCGTACGTTCTGTAAAAGACAAATCGCTGTTAAGCAAAGCGACGATATACGTTAGTTTAGAACCTTGCAGCCATTTTGGGAAGACCCCCCCATGCTGTGACTTAATTATAGAGCATAAGATCCCACATGTGGTTGTTGGAACTGTTGACCCCAATGAAAAAGTAGCAGGAAACGGTATTAAAAAACTAATCGCAGCCGGAGCAAATGTTACGGTTGGAGTTTTAGAAAAAAAATGCTACGAACTTAACAAACGTTTTTTTACTTTTCACCAAAAGCAGAGACCGTATATACTATTAAAATGGGCAGAAAGTCAGGATGGCTTTCTATCTCCTGAAAAACAAAAAAATACAGAGAGAAAACCAATTTGGATTACCAATTCCTATTCCAGACAATTGGTTCACAAATGGAGAAGTGAAGAACAGGCAATTTTAGCGGGAACTCAAACCATTATAGATGACAACCCGAAATTAAATACGAGAGATTGGTCAGGAAACCATCCGGTGAGGGTTATTTTAGATCAAAATAACCGCATTTCGAAAGACAGTTTTGTTTTTGACGATAGCGTAAAAACCATCGTATTTACAAAATCCGAAACCAGCCTTTCAACAGAAAACACTACCTTTACAGTAATCGATTTTGATCATAGCATTGTACCTCAGATCGTAGCTACTTTGTATCAAAATCAGATTCAGTCTGTTATTATCGAAGGAGGCGCTCAGACTTTACAATCCTTTATAGACCAGAATATTTGGGACGAAGCCCGCATTTTCATCGGAAAAACCTCTTTCAAAAACGGAACTAAAGCACCACTTATTCCAAAAGAAAACGGGACAAAAACCAATATTCTTGACGACGAATTATTAAACATTAGAAATCATGATTGA
- a CDS encoding HAD family hydrolase, which translates to MIDTIIFDFGDIFINLDKQATISGLQKLGLKEWNAELDQLNLLFETGDISPEDFLTGFKKQLPNATTEQILEAWNAILADFPLYRLEFLQLLSQKYRLFLLSNTDSIHIETFENKTGISFYSDFYQCFEKVYFSFEIGMRKPNAEVFQYLINKHELSPKRTLFVDDKKENTDSAAALGFHVWNLQVGQEDVVDLFDKKIL; encoded by the coding sequence ATGATTGATACTATAATTTTTGACTTTGGAGATATTTTCATCAATCTGGACAAACAGGCAACTATTTCAGGATTACAGAAATTAGGACTAAAAGAATGGAATGCAGAATTAGATCAATTGAATCTTCTGTTTGAAACCGGAGACATTTCACCTGAGGATTTTTTGACAGGCTTTAAAAAACAACTTCCAAACGCCACTACCGAACAAATTCTGGAAGCATGGAACGCCATTTTAGCAGACTTCCCTCTATACCGACTGGAATTTTTACAACTGCTGTCTCAAAAATACCGCTTGTTTCTATTGAGTAATACCGACTCTATACACATTGAAACTTTCGAGAACAAAACCGGCATTTCATTTTACAGTGATTTTTATCAATGCTTTGAAAAAGTTTATTTTTCATTTGAAATTGGCATGCGAAAACCAAATGCTGAAGTTTTTCAATATCTCATCAACAAACACGAACTATCCCCAAAAAGAACTTTGTTTGTAGACGATAAAAAAGAAAATACAGATTCGGCAGCAGCACTAGGATTTCATGTCTGGAATTTACAAGTTGGACAGGAAGATGTTGTTGACTTATTTGATAAAAAAATATTGTAA
- a CDS encoding IMPACT family protein: MEFNDTYQTISFESEEVLLKEKSSKFFGYAYPIESEDEVKPIIENLKKQHPHAVHYCYAYQLGTAPKISYRANDDGEPSNTAGAPIYGQIQSFGVTNVLVVVVRIYGGIKLGVGGLITAYKTTAQMALEACEIIEKTIDVHFLISFDYKNMNRVMRVIKEKKLEITAQEMEINEDSGLPIGKITTKTRKKNAETIFDIFDLMFEIDIKII; encoded by the coding sequence TTGGAATTTAACGATACGTACCAGACCATTTCTTTTGAATCTGAAGAAGTGCTTTTAAAAGAAAAAAGCAGCAAGTTCTTCGGCTATGCCTATCCAATCGAAAGTGAAGACGAGGTAAAACCTATTATTGAGAACTTAAAAAAGCAGCATCCACATGCTGTACACTATTGTTATGCTTACCAATTAGGAACCGCTCCCAAAATCTCCTACCGCGCCAATGACGACGGAGAACCCAGTAATACTGCAGGCGCACCAATTTACGGACAGATACAATCTTTTGGAGTAACTAACGTTTTAGTAGTAGTGGTTCGGATTTACGGAGGAATTAAATTAGGCGTTGGCGGTCTGATCACTGCCTACAAAACAACGGCACAAATGGCACTGGAAGCCTGCGAGATTATAGAAAAGACAATAGACGTTCACTTTTTAATCTCCTTTGATTACAAAAATATGAATCGGGTAATGCGGGTTATAAAAGAAAAAAAACTGGAAATTACGGCTCAGGAAATGGAGATTAATGAAGACTCGGGACTCCCTATTGGCAAAATAACAACCAAAACACGAAAAAAAAATGCCGAAACAATATTCGACATTTTTGATTTAATGTTTGAAATCGATATTAAAATTATATAA
- a CDS encoding acyl-CoA thioesterase, translating into MKNHQTQVRVRYSETDQMGVVYHGNYVPYFEIGRVEWLRNKGISYKSMEESGIGLPIVSMQINYKKSARYDELLTIHTAFKSQSSVKIEFDCAIYNEADELLTTAVFILVFISLKTGRPTAPPDYILELFKTLV; encoded by the coding sequence ATGAAAAATCATCAAACGCAAGTGCGTGTCCGTTACTCTGAAACCGATCAAATGGGCGTTGTTTATCACGGAAATTATGTGCCCTATTTTGAGATTGGACGCGTGGAATGGCTTAGAAATAAAGGGATTTCATATAAAAGCATGGAAGAAAGCGGTATTGGATTGCCAATTGTTTCGATGCAGATAAATTATAAAAAATCGGCACGTTACGATGAGCTTCTTACTATTCATACAGCTTTCAAAAGTCAATCATCTGTTAAGATTGAATTTGATTGCGCAATCTATAATGAAGCAGATGAGTTATTAACAACTGCTGTGTTTATTTTGGTATTTATTTCGTTAAAAACGGGTCGTCCTACAGCGCCTCCAGATTATATTTTAGAATTATTTAAAACGCTGGTATAA